GCCGCTCCACCGCCTCCTCGCCGTAGTCCACGCCGGTGACTCCGGGCAGCGCGCGCAGCTCCTGCGCCAGCGCCTTCAGCGCGCCGGGGGTGCGCCGCTCCTGGGGAACCTCCAGCTCCAGCGAGGGCGGCAGCGGATTCTCCGGCATCTGCGCCAGCGCCTCGCCCAGGTCGCCCAGTTCCCGGCTCAACCGCTCGAGCGCGGCCTGGGGCGGAACCAGCGTGGCCCGGCCTCCGCTGGAGGCCTCCATGCGCTCGCGCAGCACCGTGGCCCCCTCCTCGTCCAGCTCGGGGGACAGGTACACCGTCACCTGCACCTCTCCGCCCAGCGAGCCGATGAGCCCCTCCACCATCCGCCCCAGCGCCTGGGCCAGCCCCGCGGAGAAGAGGGCGATGGCGATGGTGATGACGGCGATGAAGTGGATGAAGGGCGCGTGCCGCAGGCCCGAGGCCGCCGAGCGCCAGAAGTAGGCCGCCTTCGCCAGCGCGCTCATCCCGCCGCCATCCTCCGGGCGGCCTTCACGCCATCCTCGTCCGACACGATGAAGCCCCCTTCCAGCCGCAGCGTGCGCTTCTGGTAGCGGGTGATGAGGCTCGTGTCGTGGGTGGCCACCATCACCGTGGTGCCCCGCACGTTCACGTCCATGAGCAGGTCCATGATCTCCAGCGTGAGCGCCGGGTCCAGGTTGCCGGTGGGCTCGTCGGCCAGGAGGATGGTGGGATCGTTGACGAGCGCCCGGGCGATGACCACGCGCTGCTGCTCACCACCGGAGAGCTTCAGCGGCATCGAGTCCGCCTTGTGCCGCAGGCCCACCAGCTTGAGCATCCGCTCCACGCGCTCGCGCGCCTGGGCCCGGGGCACGCCCAGCACGTCCAGGGCGAAGGCCACGTTGTCGGCCACCGTCCGGTGCGGCAGCAGCTTGAAGTCCTGGAACACCACGCCGATGTTGCGCCGCAGGTAGGGGATGGCCGACTCGCGGATGCGCGCGATGTTGCGCCCGCCCACGAGCACCTGCCCCTTGGTGGCTTTCTCCGCGCAGAAGATGAGCTTCATGAGCGTCGTCTTCCCGGCGCCCGAGGGCCCCGTGAGGAAGACGAACTCGCCCTTCTGCACGTGGAGGTTGATGTCCGAGAGGACCGGCGGGTCCCCGGGATACGCCTTGTAGACGTGGAACATCTGGATCATCGGCGGGGCGATCATGTCCCCCGGACTCACGGAGGGCAAACGCACGGCCACCGAAGTCCGGGACTACTGGTTGTTGTCCTCGCCCGCCAGGTAGCTGAGGATGACCTCGTCCAGGCTCTTCTCGGAGATGAGATCCTCTCCGAAGAGCGTCTCCACGCCCACCTCGTTGATCTTCGGCGCGACCTTCAAGGCGCGCGCGGCGGCGATCTCCGGGGGGACGTAGGCGGCGGGAGGCACGGCGGGAGCGGCGGGCTTGCTGACCGGCGGAACCTGGCCCGGCTGCAGCCGGGTGGCGGCGGCGTCCTCGGCCGAGCCGAGCTGGCCCGGCTGGTAGTGGCGAACCCCCGTCGTGTCGAAGCCGTCGTACACGCCGTTGATGAGGTTGCGCAGCATCTCCTTGTGCTGCTCCTCCATCAACTCGCGCACGACCTCGGCGAGGTTCTCCGCATTGAGGATGTCGGCGTACGACGTCTTCTTCGACGCGAGGATGTTACCGCCCACGAACAGATGGGTGATGATGTGGGGGTTGTTGACGCCCGAGTCCTCGGTCTGGACGTGGTAGACCTTCCCCTTGTACTTGATGTTGTGGTTGAAGCCTGTGACGGCTTTTTCGAAGGTTTTCGCCATGCCCGAGTGGGCGGAACCGTACCAGCGGGGGATGGGCGAGACAAGGAACGCGTCAGCCGGACGTGACTGAATGCCTGCTGGCCTCCCAGCTGGAAGGCCGGACACCTGCACAGTCCACCAGACGACTTCGTCGAAAATCCCACTGCGGGTACACTGCGCGCGCCACCGGGGGGAAGGCAGCCGCCGGAGCCAACAACCGCGACGGGAAACGACGATGAAGAACGAGCTCAAGAACCAGCTGCGCCAGCAGGACGCCACGGCGTTGGCCCAGGGCTATTCGCCCGCCATCCGCGCCATGGAGATCGCCAGCATCGTCACCTTCGTGGGCCTGGAGTCGGCCCTCGTCTGGCGGCTGTGGGGCGGCGCCCACACGGGTCCCTGGCTGGTGCTCAGCGCCCTGCTGC
This is a stretch of genomic DNA from Archangium lipolyticum. It encodes these proteins:
- a CDS encoding cell division protein FtsX, translating into MSALAKAAYFWRSAASGLRHAPFIHFIAVITIAIALFSAGLAQALGRMVEGLIGSLGGEVQVTVYLSPELDEEGATVLRERMEASSGGRATLVPPQAALERLSRELGDLGEALAQMPENPLPPSLELEVPQERRTPGALKALAQELRALPGVTGVDYGEEAVERLSAISKALRYGGWVAFAVVLLATVVIVSATLQLAIYARRGEIEIQKLVGATDRFVKAPFLIEGLLQGLLGAAVALAGLLTFERLVGPGLASLFSFLVGPGGMVALLDPRTALQLLAAGCGLGLGGSFIAVGRFLRV
- the ftsE gene encoding cell division ATP-binding protein FtsE, whose product is MIQMFHVYKAYPGDPPVLSDINLHVQKGEFVFLTGPSGAGKTTLMKLIFCAEKATKGQVLVGGRNIARIRESAIPYLRRNIGVVFQDFKLLPHRTVADNVAFALDVLGVPRAQARERVERMLKLVGLRHKADSMPLKLSGGEQQRVVIARALVNDPTILLADEPTGNLDPALTLEIMDLLMDVNVRGTTVMVATHDTSLITRYQKRTLRLEGGFIVSDEDGVKAARRMAAG